A single region of the Oxyura jamaicensis isolate SHBP4307 breed ruddy duck chromosome 6, BPBGC_Ojam_1.0, whole genome shotgun sequence genome encodes:
- the DCLRE1A gene encoding DNA cross-link repair 1A protein isoform X2, translating to MSEDALLEEDIWEYKSIRKQKQQSTPESPSAPVQKVTDGKCRPQRKGNGNKRKSVRKNGTRQKSERRSRPNEDPEASKDDSSVHSQESAGSQAEHGSQSARPGHDGHCPSCQMPFSLLLVQTPRWHVAECLDTPGSTEKECPDGLLCTSTIPSHYKRYSHFLLAASRAGEYLVSSSAHALERKSTCSTAAKSGCFPSHSEEISQNEKPSNNVKNVPKYECASVVQSSPQEKSLNITSESTSSFAHAQNPQQTFQLTQTTDNSCKFEFYDFASSQESVIGEDLSSQKDTNQPSLLQSKVDFSDCEISYSPLSTCEESEDGTEEEEEKVKISQNKLFIVENFEDKEFDSVEVKKCDEPFLQQKHIEQGNFILKNQHCEEVDTWNCQHYSRRTASQSHVSSNFCNSACVGNQHQQETLASDSSFPFSCELFKEEVQQPRLTSSAADAGNAESKGSGACALDSVYVGLTDTPLVSVREGAGSPLSQKSKVRRDPSNILTNPGKMAAGAIEKAAHQESLQSVVKKEENLNAAGVCFPSPVSKTASSHSLASANAKSSSAKELKQMDIGVFFGLKAKVKEESKGEMCLSEEKQAPCSVTPNGKRPRQQKRKAEGSVEDVEAAKESSDKNGDLADVTSGGQRKWRKKFRELPATGEGTRKKQCPFYKKIPGTGFTVDAFQYGEIEGCTAYFLTHFHSDHYCGLTKNFMFPIYCNKITGNLVKSKLRVKEQYVHVLPMDTECVVNGIKVVLLDANHCPGATMILFCLPSGTAILHTGDFRADPSMERYPALLGQKVHTLYLDTTYCSPEYTFPSQQEVIQFAVNTAFETVTLNPRTLVVCGTYSIGKEKIFLAIAEVLGSKASMSRDKYKTLQCLESAAVNSLISVDWAGTLLHILPMMQITFKEKTRRIFWLRLPLF from the exons ATGTCTGAGGATGCTTTGTTGGAAGAGGACATTTGGGAGTACAAGTCCATTaggaagcaaaagcagcagagcacTCCGGAGAGTCCCTCCGCTCCTGTGCAGAAAGTAACCGACGGCAAATGCAGGccacaaagaaagggaaatggaaataaaagaaaatcgGTGCGAAAAAATGGTACTCGTCAGAAAAGTGAGCGGAGATCGAGGCCAAATGAGGATCCAGAGGCGAGTAAAGATGACAGCAGCGTGCACTCCCAGGAAAGCGCgggcagccaggcagagcaCGGCTCGCAGAGTGCAAGGCCGGGTCACGACGGGCACTGTCCGAGCTGTCAGATGCCCTTCTCCTTGCTGCTAGTCCAGACACCTCGGTGGCACGTCGCCGAATGTTTGGATACTCCAGGATCCACTGAAAAAG AGTGTCCTGATGGCTTACTGTGCACTTCTACCATTCCATCCCACTACAAGCGCTATAGTCATTTCCTACTTGCAGCAAGCAGGGCAGGAGAATATCTGGTAAGCTCTTCAGCACATGCTTTGGAGAGGAAGTCCACATGCTCTACTGCTGCAAAGTCCGGTTGTTTCCCAAGtcattcagaagaaatttcacagaatgaGAAACCATCTAATAATGTAAAAAACGTCCCAAAATACGAGTGTGCATCGGTGGTACAGAGCTCACCACAAGAGAAGTCTCTAAATATAACCAGTGAAAGTACTTCCTCTTTTGCACATGCTCAAAACCCTCAACAAACATTTCAGCTCACACAAACCACAGATAATAGTTGtaaatttgaattttatgaCTTTGCGTCCTCTCAGGAAAGTGTTATAGGAGAAGATCTGAGCAGTCAAAAAGATACAAATCAGCCAAGTCTACTACAGTCAAAAGTGGACTTCAGTGACTGTGAAATTTCTTACTCCCCATTGAGTACTTGTGAGGAAAGTGAAGATGGaactgaagaagaggaggaaaaagtaaaaatatcacaaaataaattattcatagtCGAGAACTTTGAAGATAAAGAATTTGATTCTGTGGAGGTCAAAAAATGTGACGAACCTTTTTTACAGCAGAAGCATATTGAACAGggaaattttatattaaaaaaccAACACTGTGAGGAAGTAGATACATGGAACTGTCAGCATTATAGCAGAAGAACTGCTTCTCAGAGTCACGTGAGCAGCAACTTCTGTAATTCAGCATGTGTAGGTAATCAGCATCAGCAAGAGACCCTAGCATCAgactcctcttttccttttagttgTGAATTATTTAAGGAGGAGGTTCAACAGCCAAGATTGACTTCCTCGGCTGCTGATGCAGGTAACGCAGAGTCAAAAGGTAGTGGTGCTTGTGCTTTGGATTCTGTGTACGTGGGTCTTACGGATACGCCACTGGTGTCAGTCAGGGAAGGTGCTGGCTCTCCTCTGTCACAAAAAAGTAAGGTTAGGAGGGACCCAAGTAACATTTTAACCAATCCAGGTAAAATGGCAGCTGGTGCAATTGAAAAAGCTGCTCACCAGGAGAGTTTGCAGTCAGtagtgaagaaagaagaaaaccttaATGCAGCTGGTGTATGCTTTCCCAGCCCTGTCTCTAAAACAGCATCATCTCATTCTTTAGCAAGTGCAAATGCCAAATCCAGTTCTGCCAAAGAACTCAAACAAATGGACATTGGTGTTTTCTTTGGGTTAAAAGCCAAAGTAAAAGAGGAAAGTAAGGGAGAGATGTGTTTGAGTGAGGAAAAGCAGGCACCATGTTCAGTAACTCCCAATGGAAAGAGGCCCAGAcagcaaaaaaggaaagctgaaggaTCTGTGGAGGATGTAGAAGCAGCTAAAGAAAGTTCAGATAAAAATGGAGACCTGGCAGATGTAACTTCTGGTGGCCAaagaaagtggagaaaaaaatttaGAGAATTACCTGCTACAGGtgaaggaacaagaaaaaaacagtgccCTTTCTACAAGAAAATACCAG GAACTGGTTTTACAGTTGATGCTTTCCAGTATGGAGAAATTGAAGGCTGCACAGCCTATTTCCTCACTCATTTTCACTCTGATCACTATTGTGGGCTGACAAAAAACTTCATGTTTCCAATCTACTGTAACAAG ATAACTGGCAATCTGGTGAAGAGCAAACTTCGAGTCAAAGAGCAGTACGTCCATGTGCTGCCGATGGACACGGAATGTGTCGTGAATGGGATTAAAGTGGTGCTGCTTGATGCCAATCA ttgtCCAGGTGCAACAATGATCCTTTTTTGTCTGCCCAGTGGAACTGCTATTCTGCACACAGGAGACTTTAGGGCAGATCCTTCTATGGAGCGCTACCCTGCTTTGCTTGGTCAAAAAGTCCACACCCTTTACCTTGATACCAC GTACTGTAGTCCTGAATACACTTTTCCTTCTCAACAAGAAGTTATCCAGTTTGCTGTCAATACTGCCTTTGAGACAGTGACTTTAAACCCGCGTACTCTAGTTGTCTGTGGCACGTATTccattggaaaagaaaaaatttttttag CAATTGCTGAAGTTCTGGGCTCGAAAGCAAGCATGTCCCGTGATAAATACAAAACACTGCAGTGCTTGGAGTCAGCAGCCGTTAATTCCCTCATCAGTGTGGATTGGGCTGGTACTTTGCTTCACATTCTTCCCATGATGCAAATTACTTTTAAG